The following proteins are co-located in the Pseudoalteromonas sp. N1230-9 genome:
- a CDS encoding carbon-nitrogen hydrolase family protein produces MSAEKTHLEICNLTKEQYPQIKVLMDQAYPGLGGAWPSHTIFRLIDQFPEGQIGIVDDGVLVGIALSVQVDYARFSNPHTYEDIVDGHDRVFSDPEGDALYGLDVVISSTHRGMRLGRRLYDARKELCRQYNLRAILAGGRIPRYYNHSSEMSPMEYIEKVDHKELYDPILSFQLSNDFQVKRLLKKYLPEDQESVGYATLLEWNNIMFEPTDTVLESTKSIVRVGAVQWQMRCVDSVEELLKQVEYFVDTVSDYKSDFILFPEFFNAPLMGLTEQCTQTEAIRYLAEYTETFRDAMSRMAVEYNANIITGSMPLAEDDKIYNVSYLCHRSGKIDEQRKIHITPHEQNDWVIQGGDKIAVFETDAGRVGIQICYDVEFPELSRILAKQGLDILFVPFWTDTKNSYLRVRHCAQARAIENECYVVIAGSVGNLPEVESLDVQYSQSAVLTPSDFSFPHDATLNEATPNTEMLLFSDLDMDKLKILHSEGTVRNLKDRREDLYDVILKKRDQ; encoded by the coding sequence ATGTCGGCTGAAAAAACGCATCTAGAGATTTGTAATTTAACCAAAGAGCAATATCCACAAATCAAAGTTCTGATGGATCAAGCGTACCCAGGCCTAGGTGGAGCGTGGCCAAGCCACACCATTTTTCGTTTAATCGATCAGTTCCCTGAAGGTCAAATCGGCATTGTTGATGACGGTGTGCTTGTGGGTATCGCCTTGAGTGTGCAAGTCGATTACGCACGTTTTTCTAACCCGCATACCTACGAAGATATTGTTGATGGTCACGACCGTGTTTTTAGCGACCCAGAAGGCGATGCACTTTATGGTTTAGATGTGGTTATATCATCAACTCACCGGGGTATGCGCTTAGGCCGACGCTTATACGATGCGCGCAAAGAATTATGCCGTCAGTATAACTTACGCGCTATTTTAGCGGGTGGGCGTATTCCACGTTATTACAATCATAGCTCTGAAATGTCACCCATGGAGTACATCGAAAAGGTTGATCATAAAGAGCTTTATGATCCAATTCTAAGTTTTCAACTTTCTAACGATTTCCAAGTAAAGCGCTTACTTAAAAAATACCTACCAGAAGATCAGGAGTCAGTGGGTTATGCCACTTTACTAGAGTGGAATAACATTATGTTTGAACCCACTGATACGGTACTTGAATCAACTAAATCTATAGTGCGTGTTGGTGCTGTACAGTGGCAAATGCGCTGCGTCGACTCAGTTGAGGAGTTACTTAAGCAAGTTGAGTATTTTGTTGATACGGTGTCTGACTATAAAAGCGACTTTATTTTATTTCCGGAATTTTTCAATGCGCCGTTAATGGGTTTAACCGAGCAGTGCACTCAAACGGAAGCCATTCGTTATTTAGCCGAATACACTGAAACGTTCCGTGATGCGATGTCGCGCATGGCAGTTGAATACAATGCCAATATTATTACCGGCTCAATGCCGCTCGCTGAAGATGACAAGATTTATAATGTCAGCTATTTGTGCCACCGTAGCGGTAAAATTGATGAGCAGCGCAAAATACATATCACGCCCCATGAGCAAAATGACTGGGTAATCCAAGGGGGTGACAAGATTGCCGTATTTGAAACGGATGCGGGTCGTGTCGGTATTCAAATTTGTTACGATGTAGAGTTCCCTGAACTGTCACGTATTCTCGCTAAGCAAGGGCTTGATATTTTATTTGTACCATTTTGGACGGATACTAAAAATAGCTACTTACGTGTTCGCCATTGTGCGCAAGCACGTGCAATCGAAAATGAGTGTTATGTTGTGATTGCAGGCTCGGTTGGTAACCTACCTGAGGTAGAGAGCTTAGACGTACAGTACTCGCAATCGGCAGTGCTTACCCCTTCTGATTTCTCATTCCCGCATGATGCGACCTTGAACGAAGCAACACCGAATACCGAAATGCTGTTATTCAGTGATTTAGATATGGATAAACTAAAAATTCTTCACAGTGAAGGCACGGTAAGAAACTTAAAAGATCGCCGTGAAGATTTATATGACGTGATCCTGAAAAAGCGAGATCAATAA
- a CDS encoding DMT family transporter, whose amino-acid sequence MAWLYLIVAGLLEIGWPVGLKMSQESESRWLGIAIAVAFMVASGFMLWLAQKDIPMGTSYAVWTGIGAAGTFLVGILFYGDAATFGRIAGVLLIISGVITLKISH is encoded by the coding sequence ATGGCGTGGTTGTATTTAATTGTCGCAGGGTTGTTAGAAATAGGCTGGCCAGTCGGTCTTAAAATGTCTCAAGAATCAGAGAGTCGCTGGTTAGGCATTGCGATAGCCGTCGCCTTTATGGTCGCTAGTGGTTTTATGTTGTGGTTGGCGCAAAAGGATATTCCGATGGGGACATCCTATGCAGTATGGACAGGAATCGGTGCAGCGGGCACTTTCTTGGTCGGTATTTTATTTTATGGTGATGCTGCCACATTTGGCCGCATTGCCGGAGTACTGCTGATAATCAGTGGTGTGATAACCCTAAAAATTAGTCATTAA
- a CDS encoding DMT family transporter, with product MTWIFLTIFAAFMQSWRNALQSQLSATVSVAGVTLARFIIASPIAALYLFALYQYQDAALPDFNLAFIGYIVGASIVQIVATGLMVKLFKMNNFAVGAGLAKSEALMAAILGVMFFGSVLSLLGWVGVFIGAIAVLLLSGIANVKHFNLGTALLGLACGTSFALSSSWIREASLNSGLTFPHSAAWVLVLIISLQTLMLCAYIALKERDTFKKMWHHKGTTTAVSVCSCLGSIGWFSAMSLQHVAYVKTLGQIEVFFTILVSILWLKQPLKRQDTAGLVLIALAAILVMLPN from the coding sequence ATGACTTGGATTTTCTTAACTATTTTTGCGGCATTTATGCAGTCGTGGCGCAACGCTCTGCAAAGTCAACTCAGTGCAACAGTGAGTGTTGCTGGGGTAACGCTTGCTCGCTTTATCATTGCCAGCCCAATTGCTGCCCTGTATTTATTTGCACTTTATCAGTATCAAGACGCCGCACTTCCTGACTTTAATCTGGCTTTTATTGGCTACATTGTTGGCGCCAGTATCGTCCAAATTGTTGCCACAGGTTTAATGGTTAAACTGTTTAAAATGAATAACTTTGCAGTCGGTGCAGGGCTTGCTAAAAGTGAAGCACTGATGGCCGCTATTTTAGGTGTTATGTTCTTTGGCTCAGTACTATCATTGCTAGGTTGGGTTGGGGTATTTATTGGTGCAATTGCGGTATTGCTATTAAGTGGCATTGCGAATGTAAAACACTTTAATTTGGGCACTGCACTCCTTGGGCTTGCTTGTGGTACCTCATTTGCTCTTTCATCATCATGGATCCGTGAGGCAAGTTTAAATTCAGGACTGACTTTCCCACACTCTGCAGCTTGGGTACTGGTACTGATAATTAGCTTACAAACGCTGATGCTGTGCGCTTATATTGCACTCAAGGAGCGCGATACATTTAAGAAAATGTGGCATCACAAAGGCACCACTACCGCTGTTAGTGTTTGTAGCTGTTTAGGTTCCATAGGTTGGTTTAGCGCCATGAGCTTGCAGCATGTTGCTTATGTTAAAACACTGGGGCAAATAGAGGTATTCTTTACCATTTTGGTATCGATTCTTTGGTTAAAACAGCCGTTAAAGCGCCAAGACACAGCGGGGCTTGTGTTAATTGCGCTGGCAGCCATTCTAGTAATGCTACCCAATTAG
- a CDS encoding MAPEG family protein gives MTTLIICALIAVFIPYLAKAPVAFAQNKLEGYDNKHPRDQQSKLTGFGARALAAHQNSFESLVVFAVALAVVIATNNVYQATEMLAVVHIIARVLYCIFYYINQDILRSLVWLVGYVSAVAMIALSL, from the coding sequence ATGACCACACTTATTATCTGCGCACTCATCGCAGTGTTCATACCTTATTTAGCTAAAGCTCCCGTGGCTTTTGCGCAAAATAAGCTTGAAGGATATGACAATAAACACCCAAGAGATCAACAAAGTAAGTTGACAGGTTTTGGGGCGAGGGCGCTGGCTGCTCATCAAAATAGTTTTGAGTCATTAGTCGTTTTTGCTGTTGCTTTAGCGGTGGTAATTGCGACCAACAATGTTTATCAAGCTACTGAAATGTTAGCTGTTGTGCATATAATTGCTCGTGTCCTATATTGTATTTTTTACTATATAAACCAAGATATTTTGCGCTCGTTAGTTTGGCTTGTTGGCTATGTAAGTGCTGTGGCAATGATTGCTCTTTCCCTCTAG
- a CDS encoding M56 family metallopeptidase, with amino-acid sequence MLDAFFNWLLDQQLLISSAILFLLLLERKLLSQLSARLVYTLWALLPISLLLANLPDHLKPIQNDFISKLTITPNTEVMPQFTLTWFAIYGFISAALLITAVYFHYRFLAKLQLAPITIDHHSNQNMRLYQSKQVSSPMVVGVINTKLVLPTNYQSHYDSHALALILEHESVHIKRKDNLINAIALSATILLWFNPVAWLGYASLRRIQELSCDEQVLKNKSTEQRILYSKALVHCASFSRAGLMAYSQYGDKNTMLQRLNQIKQIDNSSFIAKTALVIFTTGMLSSFAIAKQPMSVEKTKDYQAVMRVEPIYPIQAAEQGISGSVVLKYDILPSGATSNVSVVSAEPEAVFNREAKRALKKWQYAPSESGYKNALVQLDFALDENYQAKDLIEKIKVSSK; translated from the coding sequence ATGTTAGATGCATTTTTTAATTGGCTGTTAGATCAACAGCTTTTGATCTCATCTGCAATTTTGTTTTTGTTGCTGCTAGAGCGAAAGCTACTAAGCCAACTGTCGGCACGCTTAGTTTATACACTGTGGGCGCTATTACCGATTAGTTTATTGTTAGCGAACTTACCTGATCACTTAAAGCCAATTCAAAACGACTTTATCAGTAAGCTGACTATCACGCCAAACACAGAAGTAATGCCGCAATTTACGCTAACTTGGTTTGCTATTTATGGTTTTATTAGTGCCGCACTGCTGATCACTGCCGTGTATTTTCATTACCGTTTTTTAGCAAAACTGCAATTAGCACCAATTACGATTGATCATCACAGCAACCAAAACATGCGCTTATACCAAAGTAAACAAGTGAGCTCACCGATGGTTGTAGGAGTTATAAACACTAAGCTAGTGCTGCCAACAAACTACCAAAGCCACTACGATAGCCATGCTTTAGCACTAATTTTAGAGCATGAATCAGTGCACATTAAACGCAAAGATAACCTAATTAATGCCATCGCTTTAAGTGCCACTATTTTGCTGTGGTTTAACCCTGTCGCTTGGCTTGGCTATGCAAGTCTTCGCCGTATTCAAGAGCTTTCATGTGATGAGCAAGTACTCAAAAATAAATCAACTGAACAACGAATTTTATACAGTAAGGCATTAGTGCACTGTGCAAGCTTTAGCAGAGCAGGCTTAATGGCTTATTCACAATACGGAGATAAAAACACCATGTTACAACGTCTAAATCAAATAAAGCAGATCGACAACAGCTCATTTATCGCAAAAACAGCGTTAGTTATTTTTACAACAGGCATGCTTAGCAGCTTTGCCATTGCAAAACAGCCGATGTCAGTTGAAAAGACAAAAGACTATCAAGCGGTTATGCGCGTAGAGCCGATATACCCCATTCAAGCTGCGGAGCAAGGCATTAGCGGTTCAGTCGTTTTGAAATACGATATTTTACCAAGTGGCGCCACCAGCAATGTCAGTGTGGTAAGCGCAGAGCCTGAAGCTGTTTTCAATCGAGAAGCGAAAAGAGCCTTAAAAAAATGGCAATATGCGCCATCTGAATCTGGCTATAAAAACGCCTTGGTACAACTCGATTTTGCCTTAGACGAAAACTATCAAGCAAAGGATTTAATAGAGAAAATTAAAGTTAGCTCTAAGTAA
- a CDS encoding BlaI/MecI/CopY family transcriptional regulator: MIELSKAEFEVLDAVWINYPATASEVIARLSDDKEWHEKTIKTLLSRLVKKGALSFEKQGRQYNYTPCIAREEYTLKESQSFIERFFNGRIAPLVSGFAKSEQLSQHDIDELKKVIDDWEKQQK, from the coding sequence ATGATTGAACTTTCTAAGGCTGAATTCGAAGTATTAGATGCTGTGTGGATTAACTACCCTGCCACGGCAAGTGAAGTAATTGCGCGTTTAAGTGACGATAAAGAATGGCACGAAAAAACCATCAAAACGCTACTAAGTCGTTTAGTTAAAAAAGGCGCGCTAAGCTTCGAAAAACAAGGTCGCCAATATAACTACACTCCCTGCATTGCCCGTGAAGAATACACATTAAAAGAAAGCCAAAGCTTTATTGAACGCTTTTTTAACGGCCGTATTGCACCATTAGTAAGTGGTTTTGCTAAGTCAGAGCAACTCTCGCAACATGATATTGATGAGCTTAAAAAGGTCATTGATGATTGGGAAAAACAGCAAAAGTAA
- a CDS encoding pseudouridine synthase has translation MSEKVRLAKFIAHAGVCSRKQASRLIDQGKVTVNGRAANHIDHVDEHDDVMVLDEKISAKAPLTYFAYHKPVGIDCKLNADDPTSLIHSLPKTTRVYPIGRLDKDSRGLLILTNDGEFCNQLIHPDYHQPKRYLVTVDKPLDSDFCKKMAGGVPVDKQITLPCEVTQVGETQFCIVLKQGLNRQIRKMARFCGYKVIDLYRTDIAKLSLTTLDLPEGQIVSIKKSDII, from the coding sequence ATGTCAGAAAAAGTACGACTTGCTAAATTTATTGCCCATGCAGGTGTTTGTTCTCGAAAGCAAGCATCGCGCTTGATAGATCAAGGTAAGGTAACAGTAAATGGCCGTGCTGCAAATCATATAGATCATGTTGATGAGCACGATGATGTGATGGTACTTGACGAGAAAATTTCAGCAAAAGCACCACTTACCTACTTTGCGTATCACAAGCCTGTTGGTATAGATTGCAAATTAAATGCTGACGACCCAACAAGCCTTATTCATAGCCTGCCTAAAACCACTCGCGTTTACCCAATTGGCCGGCTCGACAAAGACTCCCGAGGTTTGTTGATTTTGACCAATGACGGTGAGTTTTGTAATCAACTGATCCACCCTGATTACCACCAACCTAAACGCTATTTAGTCACCGTTGATAAACCACTTGATAGCGACTTCTGTAAAAAAATGGCGGGCGGTGTGCCTGTCGATAAACAAATAACCCTCCCTTGCGAGGTGACTCAAGTCGGCGAAACGCAGTTTTGCATCGTCTTAAAACAAGGTTTAAATCGGCAAATACGTAAAATGGCACGTTTTTGTGGCTACAAAGTCATCGATCTTTACCGCACAGATATCGCAAAGCTTTCACTCACCACGCTGGATTTGCCCGAAGGACAGATAGTCAGTATCAAAAAAAGTGACATTATCTAA
- a CDS encoding DUF6482 family protein: MAIKLSELAAHQPLQKVILHSLEMALYQVSVVINNVEYYVTDEQGEFIRDISPLHIQKRLDHLSYGDMVLRHTSAYDEMCGQPEKLASNMLEVPYGKNHLY, encoded by the coding sequence ATGGCAATTAAGTTATCTGAACTTGCAGCGCACCAACCACTGCAAAAGGTTATCCTTCATTCGTTGGAAATGGCACTGTATCAGGTGTCTGTGGTGATCAATAACGTTGAATATTATGTCACTGATGAGCAAGGTGAGTTTATTCGCGATATTAGCCCGTTGCACATTCAAAAGCGCCTCGATCACTTAAGTTATGGTGATATGGTTTTACGCCACACCAGTGCTTATGATGAAATGTGTGGGCAGCCAGAGAAGCTCGCCAGCAATATGCTTGAGGTTCCTTATGGCAAGAATCATCTATACTGA
- a CDS encoding GNAT family N-acetyltransferase, whose product MYQLKSDDSVELSDELRAHIVTYNKQHFNAERIPLGFKFVDKKRVMVAGISGQVFGNWLLINWLWCDDSVRGRGLASRLLNELESKATALGANIAQLDTLDFQAKPFYEKNGYQVKYQMANYPLDGCRYFMEKSL is encoded by the coding sequence ATGTATCAATTAAAAAGTGATGATTCAGTAGAGTTAAGTGATGAGCTAAGAGCGCATATTGTTACTTATAACAAGCAGCATTTTAACGCAGAACGTATTCCATTAGGCTTTAAGTTTGTTGATAAAAAGCGAGTAATGGTTGCAGGTATTAGCGGCCAAGTATTTGGCAATTGGTTATTAATAAATTGGCTATGGTGTGACGACTCTGTTAGAGGTAGGGGCCTTGCCTCGCGACTGTTGAATGAGCTTGAAAGTAAAGCTACTGCGCTTGGCGCAAATATAGCTCAACTTGATACACTCGACTTCCAAGCAAAGCCTTTTTATGAGAAAAACGGTTACCAAGTGAAATACCAAATGGCCAATTACCCACTTGATGGTTGCCGTTACTTTATGGAAAAAAGCCTATAG
- a CDS encoding HopJ type III effector protein translates to MTLNEFLAKLADTPTLIEFTDTMAVIEQNYHFTPSGFNNHGLISSANENNGSCKIFAFAKLNQLSKQNTLDCFGAFYRDDVLKHPDAHDHMNIRTFMLAPEATPFLGVTFTEENVLTAKFEL, encoded by the coding sequence ATGACACTCAATGAATTTTTAGCAAAACTAGCAGATACACCCACATTGATTGAATTCACTGATACCATGGCCGTTATCGAGCAAAACTACCATTTCACTCCCAGTGGGTTTAATAACCATGGGCTTATTAGCTCAGCAAATGAAAATAATGGCTCATGTAAGATCTTTGCCTTTGCCAAACTAAACCAATTGAGTAAACAAAACACATTAGATTGTTTCGGTGCTTTTTACCGTGACGATGTGCTTAAGCATCCTGATGCACATGATCACATGAATATTCGTACATTTATGCTCGCACCAGAAGCCACGCCCTTTTTGGGAGTAACATTCACGGAAGAAAATGTCCTAACGGCCAAATTTGAGCTATAG
- a CDS encoding retropepsin-like aspartic protease, translating to MNTLLKLILVCSLCLNTYFIWQINSQYAPEVTPEQATTKTLEKTTVLPSEFEQAIVFFNNQQFDKAIEFYTQLLANDPHQAKQLKQAWQQEVEAWLSGHDEDLSELFLSTFLKRHPYDITMLKLDAKRLINQGHLQQGIVSLMALANRLDSNQQGSLAKQIEELVTLQINALTQAQQWQQLLEHSLQWLDYAPHNPHYLYTYAMAYYQLGDYVASQVALEQLPENHAFINQANELRHKLQQALTGVDIIELTPRGAHYLVNSVINDTLHIKLMIDTGASFTVINQAQLDNLTEPAIFIGTLQVNTANGIVAAKRYRLRSFQIGQQYIDNFDVLVIDNHSGVGLLGMNFLGNYKFNINQQQDELELIKSNN from the coding sequence ATGAATACTCTACTCAAATTAATATTGGTGTGTTCTCTTTGTTTAAATACTTATTTTATATGGCAAATAAACTCTCAATACGCCCCTGAAGTAACGCCAGAGCAAGCCACTACTAAGACGCTAGAAAAAACCACTGTTTTGCCCAGTGAGTTTGAACAAGCTATTGTATTTTTTAATAACCAACAATTTGATAAAGCAATTGAGTTTTATACACAACTTCTTGCAAACGACCCTCACCAAGCCAAACAATTAAAACAAGCTTGGCAACAAGAGGTTGAAGCTTGGCTCTCAGGTCACGATGAAGATTTAAGCGAGCTGTTTCTAAGCACATTTTTAAAACGTCATCCTTATGACATTACAATGCTAAAACTTGATGCTAAACGACTTATCAATCAAGGCCATCTTCAGCAAGGGATCGTGAGCTTAATGGCATTAGCAAATAGATTGGATAGCAATCAACAAGGCTCTTTAGCTAAACAGATTGAGGAATTAGTCACTTTACAGATCAATGCCCTCACTCAGGCACAACAATGGCAACAACTACTAGAGCACAGCTTACAGTGGCTAGACTATGCGCCACATAACCCACACTACTTATATACTTATGCGATGGCTTATTATCAGCTAGGAGACTATGTTGCCAGTCAAGTAGCCCTTGAGCAACTACCTGAAAATCATGCATTTATAAACCAAGCCAATGAGTTACGTCATAAATTACAGCAAGCATTAACTGGCGTGGATATCATTGAACTCACCCCTCGTGGCGCGCACTATTTGGTTAACAGTGTTATTAATGACACTCTGCACATTAAATTAATGATAGATACGGGGGCTAGCTTCACCGTGATAAACCAAGCGCAGCTGGATAACCTCACAGAGCCAGCCATTTTTATAGGTACGCTACAAGTCAATACTGCAAATGGCATCGTTGCAGCTAAGCGTTATAGACTACGCTCTTTTCAAATTGGTCAACAATATATAGATAATTTTGATGTATTAGTGATAGATAATCACTCTGGCGTTGGATTACTAGGTATGAACTTTCTCGGAAATTATAAGTTTAATATCAATCAACAACAGGATGAGTTAGAGTTAATAAAAAGTAACAATTAA
- a CDS encoding HAD-IA family hydrolase, translating to MIRFNRALSPVSVLSFDLDDTLYNNHPIIKSALQAQANYLAKIEQWPTDSTTYWLKCRDNALKQDTTLIDDVTRWRQAALLYAMTDLGFDKEAAQQHAHQAYQAFANARSQVTVANDVLNLLANLNKQYRLIAITNGNVEVEKFNLNGVFELVLQAGPHGKAKPHSALFDSAAAKLNVPHNEILHIGDSLDTDVQGANNAGCQSVWLNNQEAQYQYKGLADIEISNILALRYLVKS from the coding sequence ATGATCCGATTTAATCGTGCCTTATCGCCAGTATCTGTGTTAAGTTTTGATTTAGATGACACGCTATACAATAACCATCCAATCATAAAATCAGCTTTGCAAGCGCAAGCCAATTACCTCGCTAAAATAGAGCAATGGCCAACCGATAGCACGACTTATTGGCTAAAGTGTCGCGATAATGCCTTAAAACAAGATACAACATTAATCGATGATGTAACTCGTTGGCGACAAGCCGCCTTGTTGTATGCCATGACAGACTTGGGGTTTGATAAAGAAGCTGCTCAGCAGCATGCACATCAAGCCTATCAAGCTTTTGCCAATGCCCGCAGCCAAGTAACCGTTGCTAATGATGTACTTAATTTACTTGCTAACCTTAATAAACAGTACCGTTTAATTGCCATCACCAATGGGAATGTTGAGGTAGAAAAATTTAATCTCAACGGTGTTTTTGAGCTTGTTTTACAAGCAGGCCCGCACGGTAAAGCAAAACCACACAGCGCCTTATTTGATAGTGCAGCTGCCAAGCTAAACGTCCCTCATAATGAGATTTTGCATATTGGTGATAGCCTAGACACGGATGTACAAGGGGCTAATAACGCAGGCTGCCAAAGCGTTTGGCTGAATAACCAAGAAGCTCAATACCAATATAAAGGCCTAGCAGATATCGAAATCAGTAACATTCTAGCCCTTCGTTACTTAGTTAAAAGCTAA
- a CDS encoding tyrosine recombinase XerC, with product MSEEIAPNTDELSDAWRTPIQLFADYLRYEKQYSAHTISQYTSQLGFAALYFNKLCESWFDVQGEHIRRYSMQLRSKQLSGRTISLKLSCIRSLYKFLKAKNIANQTHYHNPAEAIKGPKFSKPLPKNLDVDQMAKLLELPDDEPLAIRDKAMMELMYSSGLRISELVGANIQDINPTEGEMLVRGKGNKERLLPVGNKALNALKAWLKIRPQFAYPDESAVFVSSQKKRISVRQVRLRMQEWGIKQGISSQVHPHKLRHSFASHILESSGDLRAVQELLGHSSLSATQVYTHLDFQHLAKVYDNTHPRAKKRSTQE from the coding sequence ATGAGTGAGGAAATTGCGCCAAATACAGACGAGTTAAGCGATGCTTGGCGCACGCCTATCCAACTTTTTGCAGACTACTTGCGCTATGAAAAACAATATTCAGCGCACACCATAAGCCAATACACCAGCCAACTAGGCTTTGCTGCTTTGTACTTTAATAAGCTTTGTGAAAGCTGGTTTGATGTACAAGGTGAGCATATTCGTCGTTACAGTATGCAATTGCGAAGTAAACAATTAAGTGGCCGCACGATTAGTTTAAAACTGAGCTGTATTCGTAGCTTGTATAAATTTTTAAAAGCCAAAAACATTGCAAACCAAACACATTACCACAACCCTGCCGAAGCCATTAAAGGACCTAAATTTTCTAAGCCATTGCCCAAAAATTTAGACGTTGATCAAATGGCAAAGCTCTTAGAACTCCCTGATGATGAACCATTGGCTATTCGCGACAAAGCAATGATGGAGTTAATGTACTCATCTGGCCTGCGCATTAGCGAGTTAGTTGGCGCTAACATACAAGATATTAACCCCACAGAAGGGGAAATGTTAGTACGCGGCAAGGGTAATAAAGAGCGCTTACTCCCTGTTGGAAATAAAGCCCTCAATGCTTTAAAGGCATGGCTAAAAATTCGCCCACAATTTGCATACCCAGATGAAAGCGCAGTCTTTGTTAGTAGCCAAAAAAAGCGTATTTCAGTACGCCAAGTGCGCCTGCGCATGCAAGAATGGGGCATTAAACAAGGCATAAGCTCGCAAGTACATCCGCATAAGTTACGCCACTCATTTGCCTCACATATTCTAGAATCATCCGGTGATTTACGTGCTGTGCAAGAGTTATTAGGGCACAGCAGTTTATCGGCAACACAAGTTTATACACACCTTGATTTTCAGCATTTAGCCAAAGTCTATGACAACACCCATCCACGCGCTAAAAAGCGCTCAACACAAGAGTAA
- a CDS encoding DUF484 family protein, producing MSKQTEQQIAEYLKAHPDFLVNNPDVLAGLELHQQTEAATSLVHIQQRQLREHNTLLKNKITTLIEQAKENELIYRLFSECHRQLWTNYDFTTLASNLRNIICTNPSINECHLVKYDKKFDDLIAHRLQDTGTYLGRVNQQERDLLFSDSTQSTALYLIGNTKHPVAILAFGSDDVNHFEPAKDSFFVLDFVRSLQLRLLELA from the coding sequence ATGAGCAAACAAACAGAACAACAAATTGCAGAATACTTAAAGGCACACCCTGATTTTCTAGTTAATAACCCTGATGTGCTTGCAGGGCTTGAACTGCATCAACAAACAGAGGCGGCAACGTCGTTAGTACATATCCAGCAACGCCAACTGCGAGAGCACAACACCTTGCTGAAAAACAAAATTACGACGTTAATTGAGCAAGCAAAAGAAAATGAGCTCATTTATCGCTTATTTAGTGAATGCCATCGTCAGCTTTGGACCAATTACGACTTTACAACACTGGCAAGTAACCTGCGCAATATAATTTGTACCAACCCCTCAATAAATGAGTGCCACCTTGTTAAGTATGATAAAAAGTTTGATGATTTAATCGCGCATCGCTTACAAGATACAGGCACTTATTTAGGTCGTGTAAATCAACAAGAGCGCGACTTACTGTTTTCTGATTCAACGCAATCTACCGCATTATATTTAATTGGTAACACTAAACATCCAGTGGCCATTTTGGCGTTTGGCAGCGATGATGTGAATCATTTTGAACCTGCTAAAGATAGTTTCTTCGTACTCGATTTTGTGCGCTCATTACAGCTACGCTTACTGGAACTTGCATGA